The sequence TGTCCAGCCTGTAGAGGAGCCATAAACctcacagatcagagtcactggatCTCCTTCAGTCAACCACTTCTGTGGAGAAACACTTAAAACTGCCTGGAGTCTGTCTGAAATAGAGAAATCACTAGTTAATAACATGTTAACAATTAtaacttgtgtgtgtttataggaaGAGATAATCAAactcacctgatactgtcagtgtaacttCATCACTGATGTTTGATGTTCGTGatcctcctctctctgctccataACAGGAATATTTACCTGTGTCAGACTCAGTAACAGAACTGAatgtgtgttcctgtagttcaCTGAAAACACTGTTTGAATCATCTTTATACCAGCTGTACTGCCAGCTAGTGACTCCTTCACCATCAATGTCACATCTGAGAGTGACTATCTCTCCTCTGAATACATGATGATCAGGTTTAATGCTCAATTTTGGTTTTGGTCTTTCTGTTAAATGATAACAATTCACAAAGAAAAATTAcctgataatataataaatatgtaaataaaacaatatatgctGGTTTCAGTCTATTAACAGTTATTCTATGGAATAACACACATGCTAAATCAGGTTAGACTGAAGTGTTGTTCTCTGTAGCTGTTATGGTCATTGATTCAATGTCTTTTgaatcattttcattgtgttctcAGAGCAGCTcattatgtgatcaaaaatacttGCCGTATATTGTCACTGTTACTGGTTCACTGTAATGTGTGTAATATCCTCCTCTTCGTGCTCTGCACCTGTACTCTCCTCCATCAGAGACTTTCACTGAATCGACTGTTTTAGTTGAAGCTTCAGTAGATTCAGTGTTTGAGTTTTTACTCCAGAGAAACTCCCATCCATCCCATGACTGATCCACCTCACATCTCAGAGTAACTGAGTCTCCAGTGAACAATGAACTCTGTGGCAGCACAGTCAGAGTTGGTGTGGTAACATCTGTAAATATAAAATCATTAGTAGCATTAGTTGTGAAAGTGTTTCAGCAGAAGATTTGATCCTCAAAGATAAATCGTTAGTGTATTTTAGATTCACAGAGAATGGTGTCAAACACCATTTTCATGCTAAAGTGTTTCATTCTCTAGTTCGTTTTGTGGAGTActgcatttataaatatatgtataaacataaacattatgCTATTTTATAGATTTTGACAAAGCAGATAACTTTTTAACCATCTAAAGACAAGAAATGAACTAAAAATACATTCttactaaatgtaaaatactgaatatatatGTAAGTCAACAGGCAATGTGCAAACaaaactccagaactgattcAGCAAATAACATTACAAAGCTCAAAACTGAATGATAGGAAAACAGACTGACCTACAGTTAACGCAACAGAACATTTCTCTTTTACAACCATCACTGCACACTTGCTCTCTAAAGTTTATTGTTTACTCATACAATTTATTGTGGATTAGAATCTCTAAGAGCAGAAAGTAAAAAGTTAAGGAAGATTAGTTCACTTGgtcatttacataatataatatttcacctCTGACTGAGATCCAGCTCTTGGGTGACTTTCCTCTCTCTGAGTGTTTGCAGTAGTAGAAACCCTCATGTGACTTTGAGACAGTAGAGATGATCATCTCTGTAGTTTGATTCTGGATGAGTGATCCATCTTTATAGAAATCAGCTCTGAGGTTTGATGGAGTTGAATGTTGATATAAACAGCGTAGAGTCAGAGTATCTCCTTCAGTCACAGGATGAACAGgactctccagaatcacaccagctACAGAAACAGAGGAAACATGCAATGTtggcaaaatagtaaaattatatgaaaaatatagtaaaaaatgtgtttacatattttgaaaaaaactaTTCTTTGTGCCGTCTGCCCCACTGATGCGTCCTGCTTGTGTTTAATCAACCTGTTTTATGCTTTGATTGTAAACTGCCagtgaaattaataaattcacacagactcacagtgtacagtgatattaacaggatgatatttctctccagattcagacTGACACCAGTACACTCCAGTGTCTGATGTGATGGTGGAGTTGATTGTACATGTAGATCCTGTTTGTGATGCCCGGTGTAATGATGAACAATCTTCCAGCCCCCCACTCTCTGTGTATCTTCTCACTCTCCATCTATCAGAGTTACTCTGGTCctcacagctcagagagagagagacagatttgaaGTGTTGAGTTCTGCTGGGACTGATGATCAGAGAGACTCGAggagaaacacctgagaagacaacTCGATTTAAGCATTTAgaaatgtttgagattttttaaaataaatatgaaccaATAATTTAAGTGTCTGAACTCACCAGTGACCCATACTGGCTGTGTGTTGCTATAGGTTGTTTTATATGCTGGTTTTCCTCTCTCGGCTCTGCACACATAAACTCCTGTGTGTTTTAGAGCAGCAGAACTGACAGTGTAGtttcctccagctcctctgctgctgtctgagagcatctGATAATGATTGCTGCTTTCTGTATAAAGTGAGAATGTGAAGATGTTCTTCAAGGGAATTAATTTCTGTATGATCCTTTTGAATGACTTTCACTGCAAACTGATGTTTTCAGattgttttaatacttttaatctcagtaatctaatatatatatataccatacaaaaaaatatttggataCATAGACATTTTTAAACTTTAGTGTTATGTCTATACTTTGTCTGCAGCTCAGCAATTTTAGCAAATAATTTGCTTTGTACATTCAGATCGACAGCATTAAGGTAGAGATGGTAGACTTATTCACTCGTATGAACTCATTTTAGACACTTAGGTGTTCTTGCTCCTTCCAAGCTGTAAATGATCATCTTTGAATGAGCATTATAGTGTATTTATTCAAAAGCTTAGGTAATGTCAATCTGACCCATTTCAGGGGCTgccaaaatgtacatttaaaatcagAGCTACAGGAATGCATCTTCATATTTACAAGAACAGTTTCATTTTATGCATAGGCTACTTATGGTTTTGATGTCCGTTGGCCTTCAAGTCTTCTTTAGTGGGATTTGTAAGCCATTCATACTACAGTCTGACTTCCCAGGGATTTGTGAACACTGTAGCAATATCAGAGCAATGCTGCTTTTGTTTGAGCATCGCATTCAACTTTACAGTAACACTGGTCCACGTAAACAAGATTGGGTTTGGGATGTAGCTAGATAAGCTTGACTTAGTcatattaaataatcattttgacttgaataaaatCTGTTAAAGTTAAAGTAGTTCTggcatcatttaatcaccctcaagtTCTGCCCTAACAGTTTCTGTTAGCCACTGACTATGGAGCGCCGTTTGTAAAGCGGCTCatgctgaaaataacagcaacatttttgtcacatttagtttcaaacaatgttaaaaatacagtatgaaTTTTTGACTGTCACtttttagcacatttacaacaaCTTTGAAAGATAtcttaaatagttaaatataaatattaaatgttaaacctaaatgttaaatgttaaatctaaatgctaAATCTAATTTTTAAATCTAagtctaaatgttaaatctaaatgttaaatctacatcaaaatgttaaatctaaatctaaatgttaaatctaaatctaaatataaaatataaatgttaaatctaacaTTTATATCACACTAGCCTACTCTTCAAATGCAGTTTCTCCgaacatgtttattattttaggtagTCATTATCACGATAATCCATGTCCAAGAGTCAATTTCTTCGGGTGAGATGGTTTTTATTCGTTACTTATTTGACACGATGGACACATACTGACCTCatcgagcttttattttggcacttcCGGCATTTTGAATTAgcatataagaaaaatatttagtttcaccCGAAACATTtagattcatatttatatttatatttaacattcatatttaacatttatatttatatttaacatttagattcgacatttagatttagattaatatttaacatttacatttacatttacatttacatttacattgattcatttagcaaacgcttttatccaaagcgacatacagatgaggacagaggaagcaatcaaaaacaacaaaaatagcaatgatatataagtgctataacaagtctcagttaggttaacacagtacacatagcatgggattttaaatactataatataaagaaaacagatagaataataaagaatagagcaagctagtgttagaggtctttgcccccccccccacacacacacacacacttgcataataaatgaaaaggaaatagaatacaaaaagattagaaagttatttagatttttttttaaagaacagaattagaatagtgagtgttaaagttagagggtcaaataaaggtggaagagatgtgttttaagctttaagcttttttatgtttgatttaacatttaaatttaacatttaacatttaggtgtaagatttaatatttagatttaacatttagattttacatttagatttaacatttaggtgtaacatttaatatttatatttaactatttaaaatatctctaagtttacaaatattgttgtaaatgtgctaGAAAGTCACTGTCAAAAATTCATACCAGTTTTTTATACATTGTTTGAAGctaaatgttacaaaatgttgcTGTTACAAATGGCGCCAACATAACTGACTTCCATggtatgggggaaaaaaaattacaatggaagtcagtgtctacaactgtttggttaccgacATTCTTCTAATTATTTTTGGTAGTGTTCaacagagggagaaaaaaaattataaagttttggaacaatatgagggtgaataaatgtaaaaaaaaaaaaaaaatgttttacctatttatttaattcaaagttACCGCCTGAAGCACATTATATCTTACCTGATGAAGCAATTAGCGTGAACCAGCTGAATGTCCAGTCTGTAGAGAAGCCATAAACctcacagatcagagtcactgaatttCCTTCAGTCAACCACTTCTGTGGAGAAACACTTAAAACTGCCTCGAGTCTATCTGAAATAGAGAAATCACTAGTTAATAACATGTTAACAATTAtaacttgtgtgtgtttataggaagagatgatcaaactcacctgatactgtcagtgtaacttCATCACTGATGTTTGATTTTCGTGatcctcctctctctgctccatTACAGGAGTATTTACCTGCGTCAGACTCAGTAACAGGACTGAATGTGTGTTCCTGTAGTCCACTGAAAACACTGTTTGAATAATCTTTATACCAGCTGTACTGCCAGCTAGTGACTCCTTCACCATCAATGTCACATCTGAGAGTTACTGTCTCTCCTCTGAATACATGATGATCAGGTTTAATGCTCACTTTTGGTTTTGGTCTTTCTGTTAAATGATTACAATTCACAAAGAAAAATTAcctgataatataataaatatgtaaataaaacaatatatgctGGTTTCAGTCTATTAACAGTTATTCTATGGAATAACACACATGCTAAATCAGGTTAGACTGAAGTGTTGTTCTCTGTAGCTGTTATGGTCATTGATTCAGTGTCTTTTgaatcattttcattgtgttcttAAGAGCAGCTcattatgtgatcaaaaatacttGCCGTATATTGTAACTGTTACTGGTTCACTGTAATGTGTATAATATCCTCCTCTTCGTGCTCTGCACCTGTACTCTCCTCCATCAGAGACTTTcactgaatatatttttttatttgaagcttCAGTGGATTCTGTGTTTGAGTTTTTACTCCAGATAAACTCCCATCCATCCCATGAATTATCCACCTCACAGCTCAGAGTAGCTGAGTCTCCAGGGAACAATGAACTCTGTGGCAGCACAATCAGAGTTGGTGTGGTAACATCTGTAAATATAAAATCATTGGTAGCATTAGTTGTGAAAGTATTCCAGCAGAAGATCTGATCCTCAAAGATAAATCGTTTGTGTATTTTAGATTCACAGAGAATGGTGTCAAACACCATTTTCATGCTAAAGTGTTTCATGCTATAGTTTGTTTTGTGGAGTgctgcatatataaatatatgtataaacataaacattatgATATTTTATAGATTTTGACAAAGCAGATTGCCTTTTTTTAAGGGAATTGAAAGTTAACCATCTAAAGACAAGaaatggactaaaaatacattcttactaaatgtaaaatactgaATATATAAGTCAACAGGCAATGTGTAAAACAAAACTCCAGGACTGATTCAGCAAATACCATTACAAATCTCAAAACCGAATGATAGGAAAACAGACTGCAAACTACAGTTAACGCAACAGAAAATGTATCTTTCACAAACATCACTGCACACTTGCTCTCTAAAGTTCATTGTTTACTCATACAATTTATTATGGATTTGAATCTCTGAGAGCAGAAAGTAAAAAGTTTCACCTCTGACTGAGATCCAGCTCTTGGGGGACTCTCCTCTCTCTGAGTGTTTGCAGTAGTAGAAACCCTCATGTGACTTTGAGACAGTAGAGATGATCATCTCTGTAGTTTGATTCTGGATGAGTGATCCATCTTTATAGAAATCAGCTCTGAGGTTTGGTGGAGTTGAATGTTGATATAAACAGTGTAGAGTCAGAGTATCTCCTTCAGTCAAAGGATGAACAGgactctccagaatcacaccagctACAGAAACAGAGGAAACGTGCAATTTTGGTGTAGCAGTATGAGTGTAACCCATAATTACTTAATTACTATCCTATCCTTAGAGCTACCTCCTTCAGGATTGACACACACGCTGCTTGATTGGTATGTAGGCTACATAGTGTGGGATTTAATGGGCTTAAATACTTCGCTTTTTCATAAATAACAGGAAATGGGCTGGTTTAACTGGAGAATGTCTTCAGCCGCAGAGCATTCGTTTACTAGCTGCTGTTTTGCCTGGACTGCTGTTTTGTCTAACGTGCATGTTTTGAACATTGTATCAGTAACTTTATTCGATCTCTGCACGCCCGTTTTTGCCTTCACAGCC comes from Carassius auratus strain Wakin chromosome 3, ASM336829v1, whole genome shotgun sequence and encodes:
- the LOC113054565 gene encoding Fc receptor-like protein 5, whose protein sequence is MGYTHTATPKLHVSSVSVAGVILESPVHPLTEGDTLTLHCLYQHSTPPNLRADFYKDGSLIQNQTTEMIISTVSKSHEGFYYCKHSERGESPKSWISVRERPKPKVSIKPDHHVFRGETVTLRCDIDGEGVTSWQYSWYKDYSNSVFSGLQEHTFSPVTESDAGKYSCNGAERGGSRKSNISDEVTLTVSDRLEAVLSVSPQKWLTEGNSVTLICEVYGFSTDWTFSWFTLIASSESSNHYQMLSDSSRGAGGNYTVSSAALKHTGVYVCRAERGKPAYKTTYSNTQPVWVTGVSPRVSLIISPSRTQHFKSVSLSLSCEDQSNSDRWRVRRYTESGGLEDCSSLHRASQTGSTCTINSTITSDTGVYWCQSESGEKYHPVNITVHSGVILESPVHPVTEGDTLTLRCLYQHSTPSNLRADFYKDGSLIQNQTTEMIISTVSKSHEGFYYCKHSERGKSPKSWISVRDVTTPTLTVLPQSSLFTGDSVTLRCEVDQSWDGWEFLWSKNSNTESTEASTKTVDSVKVSDGGEYRCRARRGGYYTHYSEPVTVTIYGKYLPKPKLSIKPDHHVFRGEIVTLRCDIDGEGVTSWQYSWYKDDSNSVFSELQEHTFSSVTESDTGKYSCYGAERGGSRTSNISDEVTLTVSDRLQAVLSVSPQKWLTEGDPVTLICEVYGSSTGWTFSWFTLTASSESSNHYQMLSDSSRGAGGNYTFSSAALKHTGVYVCRAERGEPAYNTTYSNTQPVWVTGVSPRVSLIISPGRTQHFTSLCLSLSCEDQSNSDRWRVRRYTESGQLEDCSSLHQAAQTGSTCTISSTSTSDIGVYWCQSQSGEKYHPVNITVHSGVILESPVHPVIEGDTLTLRCLYQHSTPSNPRADFYKDGSLIQNQTTEMIISTVSKSHEGFYYCKHSERGESPKSWMSVRDRLHAVLSVSPQKWLTEGDPVTLICEVYGSSTGWTFSWFTLTASSESSNHYQMLSDSSRGAGGIYTFSSAALKHTGVYVCRAERGEPAYKTIYSNKHPVWVTGISLRVSLIISPSRTQHFTSVSLSLSCEDQSNSDRWRVRRYTESKQLEDCSSSVWGSQTGSTCTINSTIPSDTGVYWCQSESGEKYHPVNITVHSGVILENPVHPLTEGDTLTLRCLYQHSTPPNLRADFHKDGSLIQNQTTEMIISTVSKSHEGFYYCKHSERGESPKSWISVRASPRTSRSDGLCFMIVAATAGLTVIFLIIAFLVLPWCYRNNKGVRFPSSVSQQQNRSKTSEQNQSDPGNNTPLSGQSDSVSGPTELTYAEIELKSTKKPRQKKKNKGSGSNDVTYAQINTYQEKKLQISCH